A part of Melittangium boletus DSM 14713 genomic DNA contains:
- a CDS encoding hybrid sensor histidine kinase/response regulator, whose amino-acid sequence MRVDEARALRLLLVEDNPGDARLLREELKDVTRVRFDVLHVTRLAEAVEAAREPGLDVVLLDLSLPDGHGLSNIERLSQVAPTLPVVVLTGTDDEQLAMRAVYAGAQDYLVKGQVTGPLLVRALRYAIERKRAEESLKREEAARRTAVFREQFLGILGHDLRNPLQAISGNAALLMRYGGLSEPQRKAVHRIAHSSDRMAKMINDLLDFTRTRLGGGYSLQRTRTNVHDVLRQVVEELEVAHPQRRFELSVEGNGWGEWDAGRIAQAASNLVGNAVQYSPEDSPVRVVARDEGEGVRVEVHNGGDPIPPERMSHIFDPFVRGGGEVRARSGLGLGLYITHEIVKAHEGVLQVRSTAVDGTCFWWHLPRRAPAPTKS is encoded by the coding sequence ATGAGGGTGGATGAGGCACGCGCGCTGCGGCTGCTCCTGGTGGAGGACAATCCCGGGGACGCCCGGCTCCTGCGGGAAGAGCTCAAGGACGTGACGCGAGTCCGGTTCGACGTGCTCCACGTGACGCGCCTGGCGGAGGCCGTGGAGGCGGCGCGGGAGCCGGGCCTGGACGTGGTGCTATTGGATCTGTCGCTGCCGGATGGGCACGGGCTGTCCAACATCGAGCGGCTGTCTCAGGTGGCGCCCACGCTGCCCGTGGTGGTGCTCACGGGTACGGACGACGAGCAGCTCGCCATGCGCGCGGTGTACGCGGGCGCGCAGGACTATCTGGTGAAGGGGCAGGTGACGGGTCCGCTCCTGGTGCGCGCGCTGCGCTACGCCATCGAGCGCAAGCGGGCCGAGGAGAGTCTCAAGCGCGAGGAGGCCGCCCGTCGGACGGCGGTGTTCCGCGAGCAGTTCCTGGGCATCCTCGGCCATGATTTGCGCAACCCCTTGCAGGCCATCTCCGGCAACGCCGCGCTGCTCATGCGCTACGGCGGCCTGTCCGAGCCCCAGCGCAAGGCCGTCCACCGCATCGCGCACTCCTCGGACCGGATGGCGAAGATGATCAACGACCTGCTCGACTTCACGCGCACGCGGCTGGGAGGCGGGTACTCGTTGCAGCGCACGCGGACGAACGTGCACGACGTGTTGCGCCAGGTGGTGGAGGAGCTGGAGGTGGCGCACCCCCAGCGGCGCTTCGAGTTGAGCGTGGAGGGCAATGGCTGGGGCGAATGGGACGCGGGCCGCATCGCCCAGGCCGCCAGCAACCTGGTGGGCAACGCGGTGCAGTACTCCCCCGAGGACAGCCCGGTGCGAGTGGTGGCGCGAGACGAGGGCGAGGGCGTCCGGGTGGAGGTGCACAACGGCGGCGATCCCATCCCTCCCGAGCGCATGTCGCACATCTTCGACCCCTTCGTGCGGGGCGGCGGCGAGGTCCGGGCGCGCTCGGGGTTGGGGCTCGGACTCTACATCACCCACGAAATCGTGAAGGCCCACGAGGGCGTGCTCCAGGTGCGATCCACCGCCGTGGATGGCACCTGCTTCTGGTGGCACCTGCCGCGTCGGGCCCCCGCGCCCACGAAGTCCTGA
- a CDS encoding DUF4202 family protein, translating into MIRQLLLSETNQASEGPRPTPGALALLAAEFPTLTQITHPPGKGSAVVHLDVQEWRAPGFDPWSWDERVFGAAVQAAGGHGLTLHLSGAPRQALATAALEILTRYQGLIGRRNAASASPLFDSLLAHLRALHDLSEPLFREDFRHALDTWQWVLRLAPEANLALQAAALFHDVERTRSDLGTRVENPALDYQSFKDAHAERGAALANTVMTRVGMEPHEREHVCWLIRNHERSEPNAELALLNEADALSFFSLEASGFARTFTRAQTRREMTHTLARLRPLQRWRLARIRLAPQVRRLLEEVMGAAPLPAMMPEPGGLKRWA; encoded by the coding sequence ATGATCCGACAGCTCCTGCTGTCCGAAACCAACCAGGCAAGCGAGGGGCCGAGGCCCACTCCGGGCGCGCTCGCCCTCCTGGCCGCGGAGTTTCCAACCCTCACCCAAATCACCCATCCACCCGGCAAGGGCTCGGCCGTGGTGCATCTGGACGTCCAGGAGTGGCGGGCCCCGGGCTTCGACCCCTGGAGCTGGGACGAGCGCGTCTTCGGCGCCGCCGTCCAGGCCGCGGGCGGGCACGGGCTCACCCTGCACCTGTCGGGCGCGCCCCGCCAGGCGCTCGCCACCGCGGCGCTGGAGATCCTCACGCGCTACCAGGGGCTCATCGGCCGCCGCAACGCCGCGTCCGCGAGTCCCCTCTTCGACTCCCTGCTCGCGCACCTGCGGGCCCTGCATGACCTGAGCGAGCCGCTCTTCCGCGAGGACTTCCGGCACGCGCTGGACACCTGGCAGTGGGTGCTGAGGCTCGCGCCGGAGGCGAACCTGGCGCTCCAGGCCGCGGCGCTCTTCCATGACGTGGAGCGCACGCGCTCCGATCTGGGCACCCGCGTGGAAAACCCCGCCCTCGACTACCAGTCCTTCAAGGACGCGCACGCCGAGCGGGGCGCGGCCCTCGCCAACACGGTGATGACCCGGGTGGGCATGGAGCCCCACGAGCGCGAGCACGTGTGCTGGCTCATCCGCAACCATGAGCGCTCGGAGCCCAACGCGGAGCTCGCGCTGCTCAACGAGGCGGACGCGCTGTCCTTCTTCTCGCTCGAGGCCTCGGGCTTCGCGCGCACCTTCACCCGCGCGCAGACCCGGCGCGAGATGACCCACACCCTGGCGCGGTTGCGGCCGCTCCAGCGCTGGCGGCTGGCGCGCATCCGGCTCGCGCCCCAGGTGCGCCGGCTGCTGGAGGAAGTCATGGGCGCGGCGCCTCTGCCCGCGATGATGCCGGAACCGGGTGGATTGAAGCGCTGGGCTTGA
- the traC gene encoding outer membrane exchange accessory lipoprotein TraC, which yields MRSHSDSASSAPARRWGMLALSLFALLAAVGCTTFARAVKEGDSFTTQRQWAQAEAAYQRALAAEPGDSEVKVKLRDMRRAWSAEVLQAAEAKRAQGDLAGATPLLVRALELDGDNAEARTALEQTLEARVAVAQKALKEDKLQEARAEFDAVLAVDAQHGAALKGVKAVRTAFARRWFTNATRLEEEGKLGNALMSYVRADQELVGATPARERAEAVRRKLQDEVAFMVVTSPAEDKANAPDVLQRLSPGRLAAMLPQEVPIRVITTEAPKDHEGVRVGLALERVLPVKSVEQAQKSTRYVVTNKAVPNPRRLELETALLTQERKLEEVERRLGGVLREYLRRQDELVQAREVAGRCRDRERKACLTALSECNAAIGRGKPGEIPKECDPSRCNAQCMQEEDSYARRSQGALELERKLEGAQEAAELQRREVQRGRDSWYREPLTVEEPVYADYPYDVELHRLSLTATVTERLVDLSKDAAAGSPHTGDYVAMHEDSSNKAYDKVGVLADPVQLRSEAELRVESGDKAMESIASRVMERFDVYRQRRVEDARRGMVRPSAEDVVETAVRALLLTADAPPQDILLPLARARGLDNPQALFGQ from the coding sequence GTGCGTTCTCACTCCGACTCCGCCTCGTCCGCCCCCGCCCGTCGATGGGGGATGCTCGCCCTGTCGCTGTTCGCCCTGCTCGCCGCGGTGGGGTGCACGACCTTCGCCCGTGCCGTGAAGGAAGGAGACTCCTTCACCACCCAGCGCCAGTGGGCCCAGGCGGAGGCCGCCTACCAGCGCGCCCTCGCCGCGGAGCCCGGGGACTCGGAGGTGAAGGTGAAGCTGCGCGACATGCGCCGGGCGTGGAGCGCCGAGGTGCTCCAGGCCGCCGAGGCCAAGCGCGCCCAGGGGGACCTGGCCGGGGCCACGCCGCTGCTCGTGCGCGCGCTCGAGCTGGACGGGGACAACGCCGAGGCGAGGACGGCGCTCGAGCAGACGTTGGAGGCGCGGGTGGCGGTGGCCCAGAAGGCGCTCAAGGAAGACAAGCTGCAGGAGGCCCGGGCGGAGTTCGACGCGGTGCTGGCGGTGGATGCCCAGCACGGCGCGGCGCTCAAGGGCGTGAAGGCGGTGCGCACGGCGTTCGCGCGCCGGTGGTTCACCAACGCCACGCGGCTGGAGGAGGAGGGCAAGCTGGGCAACGCGCTGATGTCGTACGTCCGCGCCGACCAGGAGTTGGTGGGCGCCACGCCCGCCCGGGAGCGCGCCGAGGCCGTGCGCCGCAAGCTCCAGGACGAGGTCGCCTTCATGGTGGTGACCTCGCCCGCGGAGGACAAGGCCAACGCGCCGGACGTGCTGCAGCGGCTGTCGCCAGGCCGGCTCGCGGCCATGCTGCCGCAGGAGGTGCCCATCCGCGTCATCACCACCGAGGCGCCCAAGGACCATGAGGGCGTGCGCGTGGGGCTGGCGTTGGAGCGGGTGCTGCCGGTGAAGTCGGTGGAGCAGGCCCAGAAGTCCACGCGCTACGTGGTGACGAACAAGGCGGTGCCCAATCCGCGCCGCTTGGAGCTGGAGACGGCGCTGCTCACCCAGGAGCGCAAGCTCGAGGAGGTGGAGCGCCGGCTGGGCGGCGTGCTGCGCGAGTACCTGCGCCGGCAGGACGAGCTGGTGCAGGCGCGCGAGGTGGCCGGCCGCTGCCGGGACCGCGAGCGCAAGGCGTGCCTCACCGCCCTGTCCGAGTGCAACGCCGCCATCGGCCGGGGCAAGCCGGGGGAGATTCCCAAGGAGTGTGACCCCTCGCGCTGCAATGCCCAGTGCATGCAGGAAGAGGACTCCTACGCGCGGCGCTCCCAGGGCGCCTTGGAGCTGGAGCGCAAGCTCGAGGGGGCGCAGGAGGCCGCCGAGCTCCAGCGGCGCGAGGTGCAGCGCGGCCGGGATTCCTGGTACCGCGAGCCCCTGACGGTGGAGGAGCCCGTCTACGCCGACTACCCCTACGACGTGGAGCTGCACCGGTTGTCCCTGACGGCCACCGTCACCGAGCGCCTGGTGGACCTGTCCAAGGACGCCGCGGCGGGCTCGCCGCACACCGGCGACTACGTGGCCATGCACGAGGACTCGTCCAACAAGGCCTATGACAAGGTGGGGGTGCTGGCGGATCCCGTGCAGCTGCGCAGCGAGGCGGAGCTGCGCGTGGAGTCGGGTGACAAGGCCATGGAGTCCATCGCCTCGCGCGTGATGGAGCGCTTCGACGTCTACCGCCAGCGGCGGGTGGAGGACGCGCGCCGGGGCATGGTGCGCCCAAGCGCCGAGGACGTGGTGGAGACGGCCGTGCGCGCGCTCCTGCTCACCGCGGATGCCCCTCCCCAGGACATCCTCCTGCCGCTCGCGCGCGCGCGCGGTCTGGACAATCCCCAGGCCCTCTTCGGTCAGTGA
- a CDS encoding PIG-L deacetylase family protein: protein MWPPDENIQMEGLTPREGRTVAEVLGPLVPMQALRGSVLFVAAHPDDAVQGASWLLRQSPGCHVVHVTDGAPRDAAPRGLTREAYARQREVESFAALALAGLSADQLLSLGAVAGEAPQELVTLTECLMALIKALRPSLLVVPPYEGGHPDHDAAAFISHSAVALLVRAGRTAPSLLEMLSPAGGASAPAVATVALTDEERAAKQRMLACAHSREAPLSAWAQERYRRAPRYDFTRQPREGMTASPWRRLARQALEELKLIDTPWH from the coding sequence ATGTGGCCGCCCGATGAGAACATCCAGATGGAAGGCCTCACGCCCCGCGAGGGGCGCACCGTGGCCGAGGTCCTCGGGCCCCTGGTGCCCATGCAGGCGCTGCGCGGCTCGGTGCTGTTCGTGGCGGCGCACCCGGACGACGCGGTGCAGGGGGCCTCGTGGCTCTTGCGCCAGAGCCCGGGCTGCCACGTCGTGCACGTCACCGATGGAGCGCCCCGGGACGCCGCCCCACGGGGCCTCACGCGCGAGGCCTACGCACGCCAGCGCGAGGTGGAATCCTTCGCGGCCCTGGCGCTCGCGGGGCTGTCCGCGGACCAATTGCTCTCGCTGGGGGCGGTGGCCGGGGAAGCGCCCCAGGAGCTCGTCACGCTCACCGAGTGCCTGATGGCCCTCATCAAGGCCCTGCGCCCCTCGCTGCTCGTCGTCCCCCCTTACGAGGGAGGACACCCGGACCATGACGCCGCCGCCTTCATCTCGCACTCGGCCGTGGCGCTGCTGGTCCGCGCGGGACGCACCGCCCCCTCGCTCCTGGAGATGCTGTCTCCAGCGGGAGGGGCTTCCGCGCCAGCCGTGGCCACCGTGGCCCTCACCGACGAGGAACGCGCCGCCAAGCAGCGGATGCTCGCCTGTGCCCACTCGCGCGAAGCGCCTCTCTCCGCGTGGGCACAGGAGCGCTACCGGCGCGCGCCGCGCTACGACTTCACCCGGCAGCCCCGCGAGGGGATGACGGCGAGCCCGTGGCGGCGCCTGGCGCGGCAAGCACTGGAGGAGTTGAAGCTCATCGACACCCCCTGGCATTGA
- a CDS encoding FRG domain-containing protein, with amino-acid sequence MLEHQVSSWVELQELLFAGSWNESLHRFRPTLAFRGAPNASHDLATSLNRRGGDYSRQEHVMLRAFRKYARGTSNPCDTLWDWLALAQHHGLPTRLLDWTFSPYVALHFLTENTELYGMDGVVWCVDYRETNRLLPRPLKNQLQKEGADVFSAEMLAEVTPTLSSFNQLTRRSFVLFFEPPSLDERIVNQFALFSVMNDASSRLDEFLQHQKKGVRRLIVPARLKREVRDKLDQANITERVLFPGLDGLSRWLRRYYNPRPPGAPEGL; translated from the coding sequence GTGCTCGAACATCAAGTGAGCAGCTGGGTGGAGTTGCAGGAACTGCTCTTCGCGGGCTCGTGGAACGAGAGCCTGCACCGCTTCCGGCCCACGCTGGCCTTCCGAGGTGCGCCCAACGCGAGCCACGACCTGGCCACGAGCCTCAACCGGCGGGGCGGCGACTACTCGCGCCAGGAACACGTCATGCTGCGCGCCTTCCGCAAGTACGCGCGCGGCACGTCCAATCCGTGCGACACGCTCTGGGACTGGCTCGCGCTCGCCCAGCACCACGGCCTGCCCACGCGGCTGCTCGACTGGACGTTCAGCCCCTACGTGGCGCTGCACTTCCTCACGGAGAACACGGAGCTGTACGGCATGGACGGCGTGGTGTGGTGCGTGGACTACCGCGAGACGAACCGGCTGCTGCCCCGTCCCCTCAAGAACCAGTTGCAGAAGGAGGGCGCGGACGTGTTCAGCGCGGAGATGCTGGCCGAGGTGACGCCGACGTTGAGCAGCTTCAACCAGCTCACCCGCCGCTCCTTCGTGCTCTTCTTCGAGCCGCCCTCGCTCGACGAGCGCATCGTCAACCAGTTCGCCCTCTTCTCGGTGATGAACGACGCCTCGTCGCGGCTGGACGAGTTCCTCCAGCACCAGAAGAAGGGCGTGCGCCGGCTCATCGTCCCCGCACGGCTCAAGCGCGAGGTGCGTGACAAGCTCGACCAGGCCAACATCACCGAGCGGGTGCTCTTCCCGGGCCTGGACGGGCTGTCGCGCTGGCTGCGCCGCTACTACAACCCCCGGCCGCCCGGAGCGCCCGAGGGTCTGTGA
- a CDS encoding PilZ domain-containing protein, which translates to MREHQETATGTALAAGTYSGYSLHAQRPEQGINLILSQPGISSSRVTRLSPTAVWALAEPGTELPPRERPLQILLDDNGRTIGPLRGEIFWSDPRHQNAPFGIQFVDVTLEQGRQILSVLDVAAREGRALPAVSPRPIEEALVDPERIRSILKAVCVMKHQGLLRQLGRTMRVSLEYFDVEASQLHWRLEEPDANWGPAPHDIEVVGYNSAYRLRVPARQVRGNRLVTPIPRQLWRVRHRSQRRVPAPPGLQVHFHHPLWKELGARACDVLDVSFTGLSLRGAPDELVFPGLILRPLELRDAEGESVWLRGEVRYVGETCADGRRMLGLQVTPLSPEDETRWVRLVSHCLCPNTRGGEEWLEPLWELLADSGYFNLAGQDAERVESQRALFLDTSRRAAQVPQLFCQTVWPSERGVEGTLSSVRAYRHAWLIHQLAKRPGRPPGDVPPGQILRDLHVRTLEHAQSDADFRWLLAYADANNPLLERLHLTYARACEGSGEALVMPVRMRQVHCDEPSGQRGNGFAWGPADAEERVRVAEEIARTRPAAYVDALDLAPERLELRGTAEAWRAAGMERERQVLVARHEGLAVAAIVVELAQEGTNLFGLLDTARLFPLAPGGEDTFVTLLDAARAWYAARGRASFTLVSEREEDEAPLAGTRLHEVPGTRPCLWLLSARMLPEFLEYVSEATVGRLPPAAPDA; encoded by the coding sequence TCGGGCTATTCGCTGCACGCTCAACGGCCCGAGCAAGGCATCAACCTCATCCTGTCCCAGCCGGGCATCAGCAGCAGCCGGGTGACGCGGCTGAGCCCCACGGCGGTCTGGGCCCTGGCGGAGCCGGGCACCGAGCTGCCCCCGCGCGAGCGTCCGTTGCAGATACTCCTCGACGACAACGGCCGCACCATCGGGCCGCTGCGCGGGGAAATCTTCTGGAGCGATCCGCGCCACCAGAACGCGCCCTTCGGCATCCAGTTCGTGGACGTGACGCTGGAGCAGGGCCGGCAGATCCTCTCCGTGCTGGACGTGGCCGCGCGCGAGGGACGCGCCCTGCCCGCCGTGTCGCCGCGCCCCATCGAGGAGGCGCTCGTCGACCCCGAGCGCATCCGCTCCATCCTCAAGGCCGTGTGCGTGATGAAGCACCAGGGCCTCTTGCGGCAGCTCGGCCGGACGATGCGCGTGTCGCTGGAGTATTTCGACGTGGAGGCCTCGCAGCTTCACTGGCGCCTGGAGGAGCCGGACGCGAACTGGGGCCCGGCGCCCCATGACATCGAGGTGGTGGGCTACAACTCCGCCTACCGGCTGCGCGTGCCCGCGCGGCAGGTGCGGGGCAACCGGCTGGTGACGCCCATTCCGCGGCAACTGTGGCGGGTGCGCCACCGCTCGCAGCGGCGAGTGCCCGCGCCCCCGGGCCTCCAGGTGCATTTCCACCACCCGCTGTGGAAGGAGCTGGGGGCGCGCGCGTGCGACGTGCTCGACGTGTCCTTCACCGGCCTGTCCCTGCGCGGCGCCCCGGACGAGCTCGTCTTCCCGGGCCTCATCCTGCGGCCCCTGGAGCTGCGGGACGCGGAGGGCGAGTCCGTGTGGCTGCGCGGCGAGGTGCGCTACGTGGGGGAGACGTGCGCGGACGGGCGGCGGATGCTCGGCCTGCAGGTGACGCCCCTGTCCCCCGAGGACGAGACGCGCTGGGTCCGGCTCGTCTCGCATTGCCTGTGTCCGAACACGCGCGGCGGCGAGGAGTGGCTGGAGCCGTTGTGGGAGCTGCTCGCCGACTCGGGCTACTTCAACCTCGCGGGCCAGGACGCGGAGCGCGTCGAGTCCCAGCGCGCCCTCTTCCTCGACACGAGCCGCCGCGCCGCCCAGGTGCCCCAGCTCTTCTGCCAGACGGTGTGGCCCTCGGAGCGGGGCGTGGAGGGCACGCTGTCCTCCGTGCGCGCCTACCGCCACGCCTGGCTCATCCACCAGCTCGCCAAGCGCCCCGGCAGGCCTCCCGGGGACGTGCCCCCCGGACAAATCCTACGCGACCTGCACGTGCGCACGCTGGAGCACGCCCAGAGCGATGCCGACTTCCGCTGGCTGCTCGCCTACGCCGACGCGAACAACCCCCTGCTCGAGCGCCTGCACCTGACGTACGCGCGCGCGTGCGAGGGCTCCGGCGAGGCGCTGGTGATGCCCGTGCGCATGCGGCAGGTGCACTGCGACGAGCCGAGCGGACAGCGCGGGAACGGCTTCGCGTGGGGCCCGGCCGACGCCGAGGAGCGCGTGCGCGTGGCCGAGGAGATCGCCCGCACCCGGCCCGCCGCCTATGTGGACGCGCTGGACCTGGCGCCCGAGCGGCTGGAGCTCCGGGGCACCGCCGAGGCATGGCGCGCGGCGGGCATGGAGCGCGAGCGCCAGGTGCTGGTGGCACGCCACGAGGGCCTGGCGGTGGCCGCCATCGTGGTGGAGCTGGCCCAGGAGGGCACGAACCTCTTCGGCCTGCTGGACACCGCGCGCCTCTTCCCACTCGCCCCTGGCGGGGAGGACACCTTCGTCACGCTGCTGGACGCGGCGCGGGCCTGGTACGCCGCGCGCGGCCGCGCCTCGTTCACCCTCGTGTCCGAGCGGGAGGAGGACGAGGCGCCGCTCGCCGGGACCCGCCTGCACGAGGTCCCCGGCACGCGCCCCTGCCTGTGGTTGCTGTCCGCGCGAATGCTGCCCGAGTTCCTGGAGTACGTGAGCGAGGCGACCGTGGGCCGCCTGCCGCCCGCGGCTCCCGACGCCTGA